AGAATCCaccaaaagacaaaaacagaaGGTctgactgatttttttttttttttcttttcgttttgGACATTGTATCATAGAGTTAGATTAATTACACCTTTACATATGAGCTtcaaatgagaacaaaaattaaattatctcTATTTTATGATGTACATAACTGCATACTAAGACTCATACATAAAGTAAAGGAATCATGATTCATGACTAACATATTAAGGTGCTTTccctcaacaaaataaataaataaaagtgctAATTGCATAACTTAATGTTCCAGCCAAAAGGAAAAGCATAACATAATGATCGTATTGAAACTGAGAAGGGTTTAGTAATAAACAGGCAAGAACATTGATAGGCTGATTGATCAAATGCcataattagtattttttttctaaaaaaaaactttatttaaagtatctctattttttatcaCCGGCAAAGTGTGTGTTCTTCATAGTCAAAAGACAAGCCCATACTATATGAGTGTATTTCTTTGATGCTAAGATTCCTCTCTGGTCTCCCCCTCTTTATATATTAGAAGACAAGAAATTTTGCAGACAATGGAACTTAATTGAAAGGTACTTAGAGGAATGCAACAATTTAACTATATACTAATAATCTAATGACGCTCTCTGTGTCATCTTATCTCACACACATACCCATGAGGGAGTGCCTATTCTAGTCATTATATATATCCCAATACTGGTCCTATCCTAGCCCAAACTAAAGGTCCTGTTCGTTGATTTCTTGTCTCACACTTTCTTTAAACCTACAAGTACATCTTCCCTTTCCTTCTACACACACAAACATCATTCATCCTTCAGTCTCACCGAAAGTAACCAGAAATCCTCCACCTTTCCACCTTCGGTTTCAACTCACTCATTCAAAGCAAGTTTGCTTGAGTTTTATTCAGCCTAGGGAGAGACTTATTATAGggtgtgaaaaagaaaagataatggGACAAGCAGAGAGTAGTACCGAGgattatgacaaacaacaacAGCAGCATCAGCAAAAGCAGTTGATTCCAGGTCTGCCTGATGAGATAGCCATGGATTGTTTAGTGAGAGTGCCCCACCAATTTCATTCCAACATGAAATTAGTGTGCAGGAGTTGGAGAACCTTAATCACGCATCCTTCCTTCTACAAAGAAAGACGCAGATCTGGCACAGCAGAGCAAATGGTGTGCCTTATTCAACCTCTTCCAATTCCAATTCCATCACCACCACAAAATGAGACAGAATCATCCAAGAAGACCCCAAGTCCACCTCAATATGGCTTGAGCATCTACAACGCCTCACACCAGACTTGGCATCGGATAATGGGACCCAATGCAAACACCGGACATATCCCCATGTTCTGTCAGTGTGTGCCACTTCCAGCATTTGGGAAGCTCATGCTCTTAGGTGGTTGGGACCCCAAGAGCTTGGAACCAGTGACTGATGTGTATGTCCTGGACTTCATTGGTGGTTTCAAGTGGAAACGTGCAGCGTCCATGTCAGCGGCGCGCTCTTTCTTCGCATGTGGAGTCGTAGGAGATTCAATGGTTTATGTGGCAGGGGGACATGACAATCAGAAGAATGCGCTGCAATCAGCAGAAGTGTATGATGTAAACGCAGATGAGTGGAGGGTGTTGCCACCTATGGCAGAGGAGAGGGACGAGTGTCAAGGGCTCACCTGGGAAGGTGATTCCAGGTTCTGGGTGCTCAGTGGGTACAGCACTGAAGCCCAAGGACTATTTAGATCTGATGCCGAATGTTATGATCCCAAGACAGGATCTTGGTCCATAATTGAAGGGGTTTGGCCCTTTCCAAATGTTAGTGCTAGAGGCCTCACCACCACAATCACCATCAGCAACCAAAACCAACTGTGGTGCTTCTTGGGAGGACAGCAATTTAAGCAATCTAGGGACAACAATGAGATCCTGTGGAATGTGCTCAAGTCCGTTCAGCTTCCTGATGACATAAATGTAACATCACTATGTGTCACAGCTATTGGACAGGGTCAAAATCAATGTTGTATCAATAATCATCCTCAGCAGCAGCAGCGGATTTTCGTAATGAGTAGTAGTGGTGGCAGAGGAGTATTGTCATCATCAAATTGCGGAGAATGTGAATGTGAAGGGAAGGGGGCATATATGTTAGAGAGGGAGATCAAAAGTAAAGGTGGTAGCATCTACAAATGGAATCATGTCCACACTCCTGTTGCATTTGCTAGCTTCCCATATTCGGCTTCATACATTTTTATCTGAAAACTAATAGATTTACAACTGCCATCAGTCTTTTAACTCGTGAACTTTTCAGTTCTTGTTCTTTGGGCTTCTTTTGGTACTTGCTTCTTGTAGTTATGTGGACTTGGTTTAGTTTTAGTTTATCAATTCGATCATAACTTCCGGAATTTATGAGAAGAGAATTAGTCATAGAGATTAAAAGTTGATCTAAGAGTGCTTTTAAAATTCAGTCTAAAATGCTCTAGCTTGAGTTTCTAGTGCCTGTAGTGAAGTAATTGTAGTATTAGCTGCATTTTCAATAGTAGCAGTACTGTCTCGTCttatttgtgtgttttgtaCTTTATATAGTTCAAAAGGCAAATAGTAGTAGTATGAATCAAGAATTGCTGGAAAGGATTCGTTTATCGAACGTGAAATTTCAATTTATCGACTCACACTGGAATGTGCACCAAAGAACGCATTGGACATTgatcactttttcattataatCGGCCtaacaatttcatatttttggTTCAGATCTGTGCAATGTAtgaatttatttacattttagtGATCATAATGGAAAAAGAGTGTGTATTTGATGTTGTTGCTGTTGAATGTTTATAAGGTGTTTGTTGTTAATACTGAACCAAGACTTCACTTTGGAGCTCAATGTAATGTTAGTGTAGGATCTAGTGGTGGTGGTCTGGAGAGCTTGGgattggttttgggtttgatgGGTGCTTTATTTGGATGCAAAAGGGTGTGATCTGTGTGGCTTAGTTGTTGTAATTACGTGGTGATGGTGGGGGGTGGGGGATCAGATTGGCTGTGTTATGCTTATTTGACTATGAAATTTTAGCCAGTTTTGGGGTTTTGCTCAATGTAGGATGTCGTGGCAGCTATTAGGAGAGTTTTGGATTGGTTTTGGAAATGCTGGGTGGTTGGTTGAGCTCTAAAATCTGTGATCTGTGTGATTAGTGGTAGTAATTACATGGTGGGGCTCAGATTGGCTGTGTTAGGATTATTTAACTATGAAACGTTATCCAGTTTGGGGTTTTGAACTTTTGATCAATGTAGGACTTTGTGACAGTTGGTAGGAGACTTTGGAATTGGTTTTGGACATGATGGGGGTTGTTTTAACTCTAAATTGTGTGATCTATGTTGAATAGTTGTAGTATTTAAATGATGGGAATCACATTGGCTGTGTTAGGCATATCCGGAATAAATctctcaatatcttcaaaacaaagactatttctctccctccaaagacaccataTTAAGCCATGAGGAATGATGGACcatatataattatttcaatGACGACCAAAGCTGCCTTGCCAACAGCCTAACAGCCCCAAAACAGTATGTGGCATAACCCAAGatactccaaataaacccaaaaccatagaccatAGATCCATAGCAACGGGACAATGGAGAAAGAGACGGTCAACCGATTCACCATTACTCTTgcacatgtagcaccaatccaaaatccatACCTTCCTTTTTCGCAAATTATCAATTGTCAAGCATTTCCTTAAGGCAGCAAACCAtacaaagaaagctactctagatggaatcttctgcttccaaatacttCTCTAAGGAAAATTGAAGATAGTAGGACCAGCTGAAATTCTATACTAATCTTTCACCAAGAACCCCTTAGCTTTGCTAAGAATCCAACACATCTTATTCTCACCAAACCCCCTTATAGAAGAACCATATATGGTTTCCATGAAACTTGACAAAGCACTAATTCCCGAACATGCACACCTCTAAAGAAACTCACATTCCAAAAAAGGACACCATTGGGGGATTTCATAAGCTCAGCCACTCTAGCCTCCTTATTCCTGTAAAATCTGAACAGCTCAAGGTAGCTAACTGCAAGAGATGTCTCTCCACACCAACAGTCTTGCCAAAACTTCACCCTAGACCCATCACCAATATCATACAAAATATGGCGAGAGAAAGAAGGCCAACTCTAACTGATACTCTTCCATAAACCAACACCGTAAGGACCCTTAACAGATCTGGTACACCATCCCCCCACAGACAACCATATTTCAACTCTATTACTTGTCTCCAAAGGGCATCCTTCTCAATTCCAAACCTCCATAACCACTTCCCAAGAAGAGCTATATTGAAAAGACTTATCTTCCTTATCCCTAATCCACTCGAAGAAATAGAAGCGCATACAGTAGCCCATTTAACCAAATGCATTTTAGGTTCATCACCAAAACCACCCCATAAGAAATTCAGTTGAAGCTTCTTAATACGGTTAGCCACACTGGCAAGTATAGGAAATAGAGAAAGGAAGTAAGTGGGTAAATTAGAAAGGGTGCTTTTGATTAGagtgactctacctcccttTGATAGATACAAGCGTTTCCAACCCGCCAATTTCCTTTCCATTTTCTCCAGAATCGGATTCCATATAGACTTATCCTTGAAATTAGCACCTAAAGGAAGACCCAGATATTTCATTGGCAGAGAGCCCAGCTTGCAACCAAGGACATTTAGCAATAAATCAATATTAAGCACTACTCTAACCGGAACCAATTAAGACTTGCCTAGATTAATCTTAAGCCCCAACACCGCCTCAAACCAAATAAGAATCATACGGAGAATCAAAATCTGGTCTAGatcagcatcacaaaaaataagagtGTCATCTGCAAAAAGGAGATGAGACACTGCCAAGGATCTACCCTCCGAGTTACCCACACTAAATCCTGACAAGCGGCCTTCAAGAACTGCTTTATCCAACATTCTTCCCAAAGCTTCCATCACCAACACAAACAACAAAGGCGACAACAGGTCACCTTGTCTCAAACCTCTGGAGATACCAAAAAACCCACAAGGAGAGCCATTAATCAAGATAGAGAAGCGGACAGTAGATAGGCAAAAGAAAATCCATTGTCTCCACTTGGCTGAGAACCCACTTCTTTCTAACATATGCAAAAGAAAACTCCAATTTACATGGTCAAAAGCTTTCTCAACATCCAGTTTACAAATCAACCCCGACACCCCAGACTTCAATCTATTATCAAGACATTCATTAGCGATAAGAACAGGGTCAAGGATCTGTCTATCCCTCACAAAAGCATTTTGAGATGCTGAGATTATAACTCCCATAACCATGCGAAGACAGTTAGCCAAGACTTTagcaataattttataaacccCCCTAACAAGACTAATGGGCCAGAAATCCCTAATCTCACTTGCTGCATGTTTTTTAGGGATGAGAGTAATAAAAGTAGCATTTAAGATTTTCTCAAATTGACCTTTACCAAAAAAGTGGTGAAATACAGCCGTAAGATCAGGCTTGACAATCCCCCAGCAAGTTTGGAAAAAAGCCATAGGGAAGCCATCTAGACTAGGAGATTTATCACCATGAAAACTCTGAAAAATATCAAAGATTTCTACCTCTTCAAAAGGTCTCTCTAACTAGTCTGCATTAACACCGAATATCATTAGAAAAACTAACACATCTGGAAAAGGCCGAACAACTTGGTGCTCAAAATACAAATTCATGAAGAAATGGGTAATGTAGTCTGCAATCAAAATCTGGTTAGAAGAAAAGGTACCATTAACCATTAGGCTTtcaataacattattttttatgttagaaTTAGCCATTCTATGAAAGAATTTGGTATTGGCTTCCCCTTCCTTCAAATGCAACACTCTAGACTTTTGTCTCCAACTAACTTCTCCTCAGCTGTTAATTTATGGGTCTCCTCTTTAGCATCTAAAACATTCAACTTGCTCCAAAGGTCCTACTTCTTAAACGTTACATTGCCAAACTCTGTCTTATTCCACTTTTTTAAATCCAACTTCAAGGCAGCCAACTTCTTAGCTAGAATAAAACTAGGGGTTCCTTGGAACAAATAGGAAGCCCACCACGTCTTCACTTTATCTACAAAATTATCTACCCtcaaccacatattttcaaaacgaAAAGAAATTCTGCCTCTACGTTGACTCCCACCCTCCAACAAAATAGGAAAATGGTCAAAAAGTACTCTAGACATCCTTTTTTGTGTAAACTGAGTGAAGTGGTCTGCCAAAAACGAGGAGAAAAGAAATCGATCTAAACGAGAAGCTGAAGAAGAGTTGGACCAGGTGTAAAGGCCCCCTGCCATGGGAATATCCATCAACCTAGTTGTCCCACATCAATAAAATACCTCCAAAAGCACCATCAGAACCCAGGTATAGCCAATCTACGTATGGACAACTCCATATGCTCCGCACAATACCTCTAGTAATCCATTCTAGTTTGGTCTCCTGCAAACACACAATATCAGCCTTCCAAGAACACAACAAATTACGAACCTGAAGCCTCTTATCTACTTCATTCAACCCTCTTCCAAGAAAGTAACTTCAAATTTATTGAGCCACAGAGAGAACCCAAACCCTATTAGAACCACTACGCCTAGCAAAGGTAGAGCCATAATTAATAGAACTGAACAACCCCTTCAGCTCTCTTAAACCTTTCACCCCTGGGATTTTAAAGCTACGTGTTATCTTGTTCACCTCAGCCCTCCACTTTAATTCAACTTCAACAgccaataaaaattttgttgcttGATTTTCCAAACCCTTTAGGGACATGCCAAGGAAACTATCGAAATTATTGAATCTCCTTTGAAACCACTCTGAGTAAGGTAATTGCCTCTCTGAATTATCCACACCCATAAACCTCTCCTCATCCATAATAGACAGATTTGCCAAAGCCGAAGGGAGAGAAGAAGCAAGTGGTTCAACAACTAGAGGCTGATAAGCATCCTCCAAATAGGAATCTGAAATCCAGTCCTCCACCAGCACTTCTTCCTCTACGATAAAAGCCATTGACTGTAAAATGTGCTCCCCCCTAGATCGAGGGTTTTACACGGactcgccacttatttaatttaaaaggaaaaacaagaaaacctttGATGAAAAATGCTTCTGTTGTATTAATGTGTATGACAatttacatcaaattttgtaacaaaaatttacaatgcttttttGTCCTAGATATaatctaagaaaagtaaattacattgcttaatttcctagttacattctaaaaaaaatgtaaaattgtatAGACAAGAGTATAGTCTAGAACTCTTGATCTTGGTTCGGAGGCTAATTTACGAGATAGGAagggattaagcacccatctcgCTCAGTAAAACCGATCTCCtaggttaaggtggccaatgtcatgtcatgtcaaacaaatacaaagaatatgtcatataaacatgtgatttgcacctttaagcatatttgatcatccaagcaattatgaagagaagtaaaggaaaaaccctagacatgtttatctagACAAAATCAACAtactttgacatgtttgttcaagcatttttaaaaagtaaaataattacctagacatgttcatctaagtattCAAGAGAAATTTGTGCTTTAAcctagaagtgttcatctaagcattcaaaagaaaattgtgtattagCCTAGaaatgttcatctaagcattcaagagaaaattgtgtattACCGAGaaatgttcatctaagcatgtaacTACCCATTTGCGAATTGTTTAGCTTTTGAAAGAACAAAGGGCCTAAAGATTTGTGTGGGCTCAACACTTCCCCGGCCCACTTCCCGTATGTTTGAGTGCTTAACTACCCACTTACCATTCAGCCCACACTccaaacacaaagaaaattCTAGCGATAAAGGAGTATTAGTGCCGTTACAAGCATTGGTGTTAATCTCAAGTATGATGTCAACACCAGGTACCATACTTTCCTTCCCAACACCCTATCCCATGAATCCTGGTACTGACTGCTCAGGCAATCCTGGTACTGATTGCTCAGGCAAGGtaagtttgaattttgaatacTGGGCATTAAATGCTTTCCTTTTTTTGCTTCCACCATTGTCTTTTCAATCACCATCCACTGTTGTCAACAAAAAGGATTTTTGTTGCTTAAACTGTTGCCCTGTCAAGTTCAAAACAGATTGAGATGGTGGTTTGACGGTAAGTGAGTCTGGAGCAATAGCCTTGCATAGATGAAATCCAAATCCTCTCCATCCATTACCCAGCTTCCCTTCCAGCACAATGATGGAACCCTTCCAACGCCCATGAAGAAGTTTAGAGATCATAAGAAAGCTTCCGTGCGCATTGGAACCcaattgcaaaataaaaaccttactaCCATCCCTAAAGGTTCGTGCAAAGTTTCCAGGAGGTATATTAGACATGAGATCCTCCACAtaagttagcaaacttttagCACTTTCTTTACCCATGAAAACTGATTGGAGAGAATCCTTGAATCTTTCATATATACGTAGCATATAATAAGTACCACCCTCCTCAATCGAAAATTCAAAGGTTTTGGActcaatgaaaaagaaaatggaaccTCCCATGATAACGTGAATGATCAGTGATAAATTGAAAGCCAAAAACTGAataacaaaagataaaatagaaaCTGAGTTTAGGCTTTATAGCAGTAGTGCCCGAAAAAACCTAAGAATCTCATCAACATTGAGTATGATCCCTTTCAACAATGTTTGTGATGTAAACTCAACTAAATGGTGGTCCCAATGTGTGGTCTATATTCAATAGCAGTAGTTACTAAATGGAGGAGGATCACATTGGTCATGTTAGGCTTATTTGACTATGGAAAGTTactatgaaatttaatataatagccttcatttatttctcttttctagTTATAAGTCAAGTAGCAATAGGTGGTGGAAGTTCAAGCTCAAGCAAAGGTATCTCAATTAGTGTTGATGACTAATCACTAGCCGGGTAAGTTTCTACCCTTACTGTTATTTCTATTGAGTTTGGTTCTGCCCTATCTATTGTTTTTGGTTATTACTATTATGTATTTTTTGGTCTTGTCCTTATATTTCTGTTGTTAAATATCTTTTTGCCTATTTTCTTGTAGGAGGAAGGACACATTTTGTATAGGAGGCAGATTTTTGGATACATTTTAGAAGCTCTTTTGGACATATTGCTTTTCTgacttataatttataaatcaacTCTTGcttattaagaaagaaaactta
The Quercus lobata isolate SW786 chromosome 10, ValleyOak3.0 Primary Assembly, whole genome shotgun sequence DNA segment above includes these coding regions:
- the LOC115965728 gene encoding F-box/kelch-repeat protein At2g44130, which codes for MGQAESSTEDYDKQQQQHQQKQLIPGLPDEIAMDCLVRVPHQFHSNMKLVCRSWRTLITHPSFYKERRRSGTAEQMVCLIQPLPIPIPSPPQNETESSKKTPSPPQYGLSIYNASHQTWHRIMGPNANTGHIPMFCQCVPLPAFGKLMLLGGWDPKSLEPVTDVYVLDFIGGFKWKRAASMSAARSFFACGVVGDSMVYVAGGHDNQKNALQSAEVYDVNADEWRVLPPMAEERDECQGLTWEGDSRFWVLSGYSTEAQGLFRSDAECYDPKTGSWSIIEGVWPFPNVSARGLTTTITISNQNQLWCFLGGQQFKQSRDNNEILWNVLKSVQLPDDINVTSLCVTAIGQGQNQCCINNHPQQQQRIFVMSSSGGRGVLSSSNCGECECEGKGAYMLEREIKSKGGSIYKWNHVHTPVAFASFPYSASYIFI